The DNA region TGATAGTTGTATCATTTGCAAATCTTGCGGATGCAAAGAAGCCAAATTTCTTATCCTGCAAAGGTcacccaacacacacacacacaagtatATAAgtgtgtatacatacatatgtatatatacatacgcaGAAGCACTCGTTTGAGGGGGCGTTAAAGCCCAATGGTTCGGCAGGCGTAACGCTACGATTACGTTAAGGCAAAGGGGGGTTCGGTGGGTGGTTTCCCCCCACTGTGATACTACTGTGTGTTGTGTTTTGTTGGAAAAATCAATGACACCTTCTCTGCGCCACTCTTATGGCATGTGTAATGGGTGCTGCTCTATACTTTAATTTGATAACGACATATAGACAACAATGCAAATTGTTTACTGCCATAGAGAGCgtttacaaaaacaattggGTAGAGGAGTTGTAAAATGCGTCATGCTTATATTATCAGCTCAGCCTTAGAGTTCTAGGAGGAGTCACCGCTAATCGACACCAATCCCCCAATTTGATTTTACACTTACTCTGGCCCACCAACACTTTTAAcgccattgttgttgcttgcttgttcttgttgctaTACCAAATGCAAAactaaagaaacaaaaaatataatttaacacCAAAACACCCGCAAAAACGCGAAATAGGTTGCcccaattgtttattttaatggGGGACTGTTTCGATTTGTTGTACAATTGTTCGTCAAGAATTTACAATTACGAAGATCTAGAGCTGGACAACAAGTCGATAGAACCATCAACATCAATACTATCGATAGTTTCTTTCGTGCAGTTTCTGTGCATATCGATTAAAGTAGACCGAGAGGTGGCGCTGTATCGGGCTGTGACCGTTATTCAAAGCTgttaactttaaaaataacaacaacataaaacatgtaattttctatattatatatttaaaagtatttattagtcacaaaaacaaaagacaattattaatcatcattattattattaactatttggaaataaaaaattcataactttAAGAAAAGTTTAACGCATTTatctattaatttttttttttctttgcagcTGCTATACTATATATcacctatgtacatatgtatacataatataaataaaagcagCCTATcacaatgtacatacatatgtacatattaaagttaaaaaaaaaacatttgttataccaatttttgttttccatttttaaagcTACAGTGGTATAAGCTCAGCAAGGGACTCGGCAATAGCGCTATCACGGAAACGTCCAATTCTTAGAGCATAGGAAATGACATGCGCCACATAGCTCTGCTCGTGCACACCATGGAACAAGTATGACATAGGACCTAGAGAATAAACTCAAAGATATAAGACAGGGAAGAATAATTTTTTGGAGGAAACACTTACCACGTGCATGAATGGTAACATCGGATCCGCCGTGGAGATTCTCATCTGTGTTAATGGCTGCTTGTTGCGTATACTCCCAGTCGGTCGTATCGCTGGACGCCGGATTAACACGCTGATGTTGCTCGGCGTCCACCTGGAAGCCTTTGTAGCTGGTCCCATAGGTGAGAGTCGTATATGGCGTTTGTTCCGTTTTCGAATTGCCAGCTAAACCCAAAATATTGGCACCACGCTCTGGATGACCATTGATGGTGAGACTATGCGAATGATCGGCGGTTACTATGACCATCGTCTCATCCATTTGATTTCTGTTTAACCAAAAGTAAacataattttgttgttggggGGGAaataatttatgaaaaattcaaACTCACTTGTTCTTAAGAAGGTTTAATGTGGCCTCAACCGCCTCATTAAGCCCCAATACTTCGTTTAACGCCTTTCGCGCCGTGCCCCGATGATGGGCTTGATCAATCATGCCTGCCTCGACTATCAGTAGGTAACCCTTATCACTGTTTCCCAGCACTTCAAGGGCCTTTACGGTCATGTTGGCTAACGATGGCATACCAGCATCACCCTGATCCCGCTCGTGATCGTATTTAAGATGACCATTGGCAAAAATACCCAGGACATAATCAGTCTCCTGGCTCTTGAGATTCCTTAGCTCGGCATTGTTTTGTACCACAGAGTATCTGGCATCTTGGGCGGCTTTTAAATTAGCCCATTTATCGATTAGATTTCTTCCGTCCTGGGACTTACTTGCCCAAGTGTCCAATGGGTCAGCAGGTGATTCGCTAACATTCGACACCAGCATTTGTCGTCCACCACCCATAATAACCTGAAATTGTTAAAGTATTGAATGCtaaaaatttctatttttccAGCGGATTTCACTCACATTTATTTGCTGTCCTGTGCTGTGCTCAATCAATTGGCGTGCTATATCTAGGCAGCCTTGCTCTCGAGCTTCCTGTGGCATTCCCGTCTCGCACTCCCAACGTCGATCAGGCACATGGGCGTAAAGAGCCGCGGGCGTAGCATGGGTGACTCGTGTCGTGGTCACAAAACCAGTTCGCATTCCATCCAATTGTGCCCACTTTAGAATAGTCTGCACATGATGCGACTCATCAAGGGAAGCGCTACAATTACCCAGCGGTACATTGGCATCTACACCACCAGTCTCATAGTTTGCCTTGACGCCGCCAAAAAGGGCCGTAGCCGTCGAGAAGGAATCCGGCACCTGTTTGTCGGCACAATAGGTTTTCAGCAGACCCATGTGTGGGAAATGTTCCCAACTGAGCAGACCCTCCTCTTTCCATCCATATATGCGAGCTGCTGTCACCGTGTTCGGACCCATGCCATCGCCCACAAAAAGCACTACATTCTTGGCCCGACGTCGATTCAGTTCACGATTAAGGGCCACTTTAAGCTCGTCAATGCCACGATCGTACCACACCTGTTGCTCAGGGGGCAGAGAAACATGCCAATAGGACACCGTTTCCATGTCACTGACGTCGGCGGCAAACTCATAATGAACCAGAAAGCCAATGCACATGGCTGTCATCAGGACGGACGAGAATATCACGGCTGTGATAAAGATTTTCGATTTGAATACATTTTTCTGTGGCTTCGGACTGGAGGCATTATTCGATGGCATAGTGTGTGTTCCTGCCACGATCCCATTGTTCATAGCAATCATATTCTGGGTTGAATCCAAGCTATCCAATTGCACCTCAATCAGATCGACATCACCCAATTTTGTGCTATTCGTTCCAGTGGATGACATTGTTCTGGCTTTGTCCATTCCACGTTACTCACTGCTTAATCTTTATGCGGCCTGTAAAAG from Drosophila willistoni isolate 14030-0811.24 chromosome XL unlocalized genomic scaffold, UCI_dwil_1.1 Seg141, whole genome shotgun sequence includes:
- the LOC6648695 gene encoding alkaline phosphatase, whose amino-acid sequence is MDKARTMSSTGTNSTKLGDVDLIEVQLDSLDSTQNMIAMNNGIVAGTHTMPSNNASSPKPQKNVFKSKIFITAVIFSSVLMTAMCIGFLVHYEFAADVSDMETVSYWHVSLPPEQQVWYDRGIDELKVALNRELNRRRAKNVVLFVGDGMGPNTVTAARIYGWKEEGLLSWEHFPHMGLLKTYCADKQVPDSFSTATALFGGVKANYETGGVDANVPLGNCSASLDESHHVQTILKWAQLDGMRTGFVTTTRVTHATPAALYAHVPDRRWECETGMPQEAREQGCLDIARQLIEHSTGQQINVIMGGGRQMLVSNVSESPADPLDTWASKSQDGRNLIDKWANLKAAQDARYSVVQNNAELRNLKSQETDYVLGIFANGHLKYDHERDQGDAGMPSLANMTVKALEVLGNSDKGYLLIVEAGMIDQAHHRGTARKALNEVLGLNEAVEATLNLLKNKNQMDETMVIVTADHSHSLTINGHPERGANILGLAGNSKTEQTPYTTLTYGTSYKGFQVDAEQHQRVNPASSDTTDWEYTQQAAINTDENLHGGSDVTIHARGPMSYLFHGVHEQSYVAHVISYALRIGRFRDSAIAESLAELIPL